One window of Trifolium pratense cultivar HEN17-A07 linkage group LG5, ARS_RC_1.1, whole genome shotgun sequence genomic DNA carries:
- the LOC123883354 gene encoding zinc finger protein BRUTUS-like At1g18910 — MGGGDPSLSDMEEEEEENDVKVNDSVDILSTFRILDAPILLFVCFHKALRFELDQLRLFADTASLEDDPHRYRELVVKLQQRFQFLKIALKYHCAAEDEIIFHALDTHVKNVASTYSLEHNSTNGMFDSILHFLDELMAPSDNIFKLFRELVYCIDILQTSIYQHMLKEEEQVFPLLIQKLSTKEQASLVWQFICSVPIMLLEEILPWMVSFLSADKQAEVTQCFNEIAPMERALQEVLVSWLGSNKQTLTQTYFQSEELQGSHGFLRIERSSGPSSCNENSKEISSQRKVNGKETEDGVNQVKVLHLWHNAIKKDLKEIQQELYLMRSSSCFQNLDSILIQLKFLADVLVFYNNALKKFLHPVLNKLYDDRFSKSTEHFLGQSHIEDIQQLLFYNSENGMPLTKFVEKLCGKLESFVSAVNKQFSLQEIEVFPIFRKNCSNGTQVRLLSLSLHMMPLGLLKCVITWFSVHLSEQESRSILYCIKEGSNSVSKAFAPLLHEWFRIGYSGKTSMEKFRQDLQHMFKRRHSFSSEKMKEVCEDSFLNSNKQPHKSCGKNCMSYSSSSGSKNANKYETPYSTGINMHIFFPATAMKLNQHPRFHAENPSSVSFLNDPKPIDLIFFFHKAIKKDLDYLVLGSAQLEEHGELVTDFRKRFHLICFLHQIHSDAEDEIVFPALEAIGQGKNISLAYTFDHKHEVEHFSKISRILDKMAVLDLSVSTTDSKIRDKRLIRRRDLIRKLQERCKSMHKLLSDHINREEIEIWPIIREFFSNREQGKIVGCMLGRIRAEILQDMIPWLMSSLTQEEQHVLMFLWSMVTKNTMFDEWLREWWNGYSLAKAGDGSNDAPLENVEPLEIISKYLSEEVLNELQAESSANERLFFLQKDHIGNNFELSNYNIDDSVEVNYAEQNFSQCSKCTNQVHDIKKHVCHEVPDTISPIDRESRSIQYFDKSGHYDRLLKLSQNDLEKVIRRVSRDSCLDPQKKSYIIQSLLMSRRIIRQQISSMEANIKSDGQEFPGKHPSYRDPLKQIYGCKHYKRNCKLFAPCCNQLHACIHCHDEVSDHSIDRKSITKMMCMKCLVIQPVNATCSSVSCCNLSMAKYYCRICKLFDDEREIYHCPYCNLCRVGKGLGVDFFHCMSCNACMSRSLMTHTCREKSLEENCPICHEYIFTSCSPVKALPCGHVMHSTCFQEYTCFNYTCPICSKSLGDMQVYFRMLDALLAEEKMSDEFLGQTQVILCNDCEKKGAAPFHWLYHKCPCCGSYNTRVL, encoded by the exons ATGGGAGGCGGAGATCCTTCCTTGTCGGATATGGAGGAAGAGGAGGAGGAAAACGATGTGAAGGTGAACGATTCAGTTGACATTCTTTCAACATTTCGAATCCTTGATGCTCCTATACTTTTGTTCGTTTGTTTCCATAAAGCGCTCCGTTTTGAACTCGATCAGCTTCGTTTATTCGCTGATACGGCGTCGTTGGAGGATGATCCGCATCGTTACCGTGAATTAGTTGTTAAGCTTCAACAGAGATTTCAGTTTCTGAAAATAGCTCTTAAGTATCATTGTGCTGCTGAAGACGAG ATTATCTTCCATGCACTGGATACACATGTAAAAAATGTTGCAAGTACATATTCCCTTGAACATAATAGCACCAATGGGATGTTTGATTCTATTTTACACTTCTTGGATGAGCTGATGGCCCCTAGTGATAATATTTTCAAGCTGTTCCGAGAACTTGTATACTGCATTGATATCTTGCAAACCTCCATCTACCAACATATGCTGAAAGAAGAAGAgcaa GTTTTTCCTCTGTTGATCCAAAAATTGTCTACTAAAGAACAAGCCTCACTTGTGTGGCAGTTCATATGTAGTGTTCCTATAATGTTGCTGGAAGAAATTTTGCCATGGATGGTATCTTTCCTTTCAGCAGATAAACAAGCAGAAGTTACTCAGTGTTTTAATGAAATTGCACCAATGGAAAGAGCACTGCAAGAG GTTTTGGTTTCTTGGCTTGGAAGCAACAAACAAACCCTCACCCAGACATATTTTCAGAGTGAAGAACTTCAAGGCTCTCATGGATTCCTACGTATAGAAAGATCATCTGGGCCGAGTTCTTGCAATGAGAACTCCAAAGAAATTTCAAGTCAGAGGAAAGTGAATGGAAAAGAAACAGAAGATGGGGTGAACCAAGTTAAAGTTCTTCATCTTTGGCATAATGCCATCAAGAAAGATTTGAAAGAAATTCAGCAAGAACTTTATCTAATGAGAAGTTCCAGCTGTTTTCAAAATTTAGACTCAATACTTATCCAACTAAAATTCTTGGCCGATGTCCTCGTCTTTTACAA CAATGCTTTGAAGAAATTCCTTCATCCTGTACTGAACAAACTTTACGATGACCGGTTTTCCAAGTCTACTGAACATTTTCTAGGTCAAAGTCACATTGAAGATATACAACAGTTGCTATTCTATAACTCAGAAAATGGAATGCCTTTGACCAAATTTGTAGAGAAGCTTTGCGGAAAACTTGAATCATTTGTATCAGCAGTCAACAAACAATTTTCTCTTCAAGAAATTGAG GTGTTTCCTATCTTTAGAAAGAACTGCAGTAATGGAACACAAGTGAGGCTTCTAAGCTTGAGCTTGCATATGATGCCACTTGGGTTACTAAAATGTGTTATAACTTGGTTCTCAGTTCACTTGTCTGAACAAGAATCCAGGTCCATTCTCTATTGCATAAAGGAAGGAAGTAATTCTGTCAGTAAAGCTTTTGCACCGTTGTTACATGAATGGTTCCGCATCGGTTATTCAGGTAAAACCTCAATGGAAAAATTCCGACAGGACCTGCAGCATATGTTCAAAAGAAGACACTCTTTTTCATCTGAGAAAATGAAGGAAGTTTGTGAGGATTCATTCTTAAATTCCAACAAGCAGCCACATAAAAGTTGTGGAAAGAATTGTATGTCCTATTCCTCATCTTCTGGATCCAAAAATGCGAACAAGTATGAGACACCATACTCCACAGGAATTAATATGCACATATTTTTCCCTGCCACTGCTATGAAGTTAAATCAGCATCCAAGATTTCATGCAGAAAATCCTTCTTCTGTTTCCTTTCTTAATGATCCAAAACCAATTGACCTGATCTTCTTCTTTCACAAAGCTATTAAGAAAGATTTGGATTACCTAGTTCTTGGCTCAGCTCAGTTAGAGGAACATGGTGAGTTGGTTACAGATTTCCGCAAACGATTCCATCTCATATGTTTTCTGCATCAAATCCATAGTGATGCAGAGGACGAGATAGTTTTTCCAGCCTTGGAGGCAATAGGTCAAGGCAAAAACATTAGCCTTGCCTACACCTTTGATCACAAACATGAAGTTGAACACTTCAGCAAAATATCTCGCATTCTTGATAAGATGGCTGTATTAGATCTTTCGGTTTCTACTACTGATTCAAAGATAAGGGACAAGAGACTGATAAGGCGTCGTGATTTAATCAGGAAGCTGCAAGAAAGGTGCAAATCAATGCATAAGTTACTTTCTGATCATATAAACCGCGAGGAAATAGAAATTTGGCCAATAATTAGAGAGTTCTTCTCGAACCGGGAGCAAGGGAAGATTGTAGGATGCATGCTTGGAAGAATAAGAGCAGAAATATTACAAGATATGATACCTTGGTTAATGTCATCTTTAACACAGGAAGAGCAACATGTTTTAATGTTCTTATGGTCCATGGTTACTAAGAATACAATGTTTGATGAATGGTTAAGGGAATGGTGGAATGGGTACAGTTTAGCCAAGGCAGGAGATGGATCAAATGATGCCCCTCTAGAAAATGTTGAGCCACTTGAGATTATTTCCAAATATTTGTCTGAAGAAGTTCTTAATGAATTACAAGCAGAATCATCTGCCAAcgaaagattattttttttgcagaaAGATCATATTGGCAATAATTTTGAGCTGTCCAACTACAACATTGATGACAGTGTTGAGGTTAATTATGCAGAACAAAATTTTAGTCAATGTTCAAAATGCACAAATCAAGTTCATGATATTAAGAAGCATGTCTGCCATGAAGTACCAGATACCATAAGTCCGATAGATCGTGAAAGTCGGTCGATTCAATATTTTGACAAGTCTGGGCATTATGACCGACTTCTGAAATTGAGTCAAAATGATCTGGAGAAGGTAATAAGAAGGGTATCTCGTGACTCGTGCCTAGATCCTCAGAAAAAGTCATACATAATACAGAGCCTACTAATGAG CCGTCGGATTATTAGACAGCAGATATCTTCTATGGAAGCCAATATCAAAAGCGATGGACAAGAATTCCCTGGGAAACATCCATCTTACAGGGACCCTCTCAAACAAATCTATGGTTGCAAACACTACAAGAGAAATTGTAAGCTTTTTGCCCCCTGTTGCAACCAACTTCATGCTTGCATACATTGCCATGATGAGGTATCAGATCATTCAATTGACAG GAAATCTATTACGAAGATGATGTGTATGAAGTGCTTGGTGATTCAACCAGTCAATGCTACATGCTCGTCAGTTTCTTGCTGTAATTTATCCATGGCAAAATATTACTGCAGGATCTGCAAATTATTTGATGATGAAAG GGAAATTTACCACTGTCCTTATTGCAACTTATGCCGAGTTGGAAAGGGTTTGGGTGTCGACTTTTTTCATTGTATGAGTTGCAATGCTTGTATGTCTCGTTCTCTCATGACACATACATGCAGGGAGAAATCTTTAGAGGAAAATTGTCCGATTTGTCATGAATATATATTCACATCCTGCTCTCCAGTAAAAGCCCTACCATGCGGTCATGTGATGCACTCAACATGTTTTCAG GAATATACTTGCTTTAATTATACCTGCCCAATATGTAGCAAGTCACTTGGAGACATGCAG
- the LOC123883987 gene encoding protein EARLY FLOWERING 5 isoform X2, translated as MTKTTKGGKVMNPTDAYRKELRKKELKRNKKERKKVRKEGILMKDPEQIKKQIENLEMMKADGALDKARKHKKRQLVDSLNVVLKMRKEYEEKMREKGEVPVMFSHLGPPRRRTSAEEEERVNHPLPEDSVYYHPTLNPTGAPPPGKPPMFKSSIGPRIPLVGSSSTGGSSLATVSEDGVLAVPPPPPPPPLPDASSADGTVLPASLPLPPPPPMPPKPADAVPASLPPPPLPPPPPGPPPKEQAVNRPLPPPPPPLQQSQPPPPGTSEGEERNQSALPDNLSSKGPGQVQLPPPPPPPSRMPPNSGTNQSDGAVVFTDNKNSLSNQEIQKMVPGPPPPRQQPPGPGPTLIPSLQPDVLPPGISRFPPPPPPPDMRPPLPVAGLPGQAPPPGMMVPIIPRPPYGPPPGPPPMMRPPLPPGPPPNFHEEDYMASKPAPPQKPSYVKSAASTVVKRPLAQHTPELTSMLLGSV; from the exons ATGACGAAGACGACGAAAGGTGGTAAGGTCATGAACCCTACCGATGCTTATCGCAAGGAGCTTCGGAAGAAGGAATTGAAAAGG aataagaaagaaagaaagaaggtgAGGAAGGAGGGGATTTTGATGAAAGATCCTGAACAAATCAAGAAGCAGATTGAAAACTTGGAAATGATGA AGGCTGATGGCGCCTTGGATAAAGCAAGAAAGCACAAGAAGAGGCAACTGGTAGATTCACTTAATGTTGTCTTGAAGATGAGGAAG GAATACGAAGAGAAAATGCGTGAGAAGGGTGAGGTCCCTGTTATGTTCAG TCATTTGGGGCCTCCTCGAAGGAGAACAAGTgcagaagaagaagagagagtTAATCACCCACTACCAGAG GACTCTGTTTATTACCATCCTACCTTAAATCCTACCGGGGCTCCACCGCCAGGGAAACCTCCTATGTTCAAATCGTCTATAG GACCTAGAATTCCCTTGGTTGGTTCGTCAAGTACTGGTGGATCATCCTTGGCAACAGTGTCCGAGGATGGTGTATTAGCTGTACCTCCACCTcccccaccaccaccactgCCTGATGCCAGTTCAGCTGACGGTACTGTTTTACCCGCATCATTGCCACTGCCTCCCCCACCTCCCATGCCTCCAAAGCCCGCTGATGCAGTGCCTGCGTCATTACCACCACCTCCTTTGCCACCTCCACCTCCTGGTCCTCCACCGAAAGAGCAAGCTGTAAATCGGCCTTTACCCCCTCCTCCTCCACCCCTGCAACAGTCTCAGCCACCTCCACCTGGCACCAGTGAAGGTGAAGAGAGAAACCAGTCTGCATTGCCAGATAATCTATCTTCCAAGGGGCCTGGTCAG GTGCAGCTTCCTCCGCCGCCTCCTCCACCAAGTCGCATGCCACCAAATTCTGGGACCAATCAGTCTGATGGTGCCGTGGTTTTTACTGACAATAAGAATTCTCTGTCAAACCAGGAGATCCAAAAAATGGTTCCTGGGCCTCCTCCTCCAAGGCAACAACCTCCTGGTCCAGGACCCACTTTAATCCCAAGCTTACAGCCTGATGTATTGCCTCCTGGAATATCTCGGTTCCCACCACCCCCACCCCCACCTGATATGAGACCTCCCTTACCTGTGGCTGGACTTCCTGGTCAGGCACCACCTCCTGGAATGATGGTCCCCATAATCCCAAGGCCCCCATATGGTCCTCCACCTGGTCCTCCTCCAATGATGAGACCACCACTTCCACCTGGTCCTCCTCCAAACTTTCACGAAGAGGATTATATGGCAAGTAAGCCAGCTCCTCCTCAGAAACCATCATATGTTAAATCTGCTGCTTCTACTGTTGTTAAAAGACCATTAGCTCAGCACACTCCAGAACTAACATCAATG TTGTTAGGGTCTGTGTGA
- the LOC123883987 gene encoding protein EARLY FLOWERING 5 isoform X1, with protein sequence MTKTTKGGKVMNPTDAYRKELRKKELKRNKKERKKVRKEGILMKDPEQIKKQIENLEMMKADGALDKARKHKKRQLVDSLNVVLKMRKEYEEKMREKGEVPVMFSHLGPPRRRTSAEEEERVNHPLPEDSVYYHPTLNPTGAPPPGKPPMFKSSIGPRIPLVGSSSTGGSSLATVSEDGVLAVPPPPPPPPLPDASSADGTVLPASLPLPPPPPMPPKPADAVPASLPPPPLPPPPPGPPPKEQAVNRPLPPPPPPLQQSQPPPPGTSEGEERNQSALPDNLSSKGPGQVQLPPPPPPPSRMPPNSGTNQSDGAVVFTDNKNSLSNQEIQKMVPGPPPPRQQPPGPGPTLIPSLQPDVLPPGISRFPPPPPPPDMRPPLPVAGLPGQAPPPGMMVPIIPRPPYGPPPGPPPMMRPPLPPGPPPNFHEEDYMASKPAPPQKPSYVKSAASTVVKRPLAQHTPELTSMVPASVRVRRETAMTKTKPKPPVSTSTSRTVSVTLGPRPTIVKPKPVSSSSAPKAPSIDDSYTAFLEDMKALGALDG encoded by the exons ATGACGAAGACGACGAAAGGTGGTAAGGTCATGAACCCTACCGATGCTTATCGCAAGGAGCTTCGGAAGAAGGAATTGAAAAGG aataagaaagaaagaaagaaggtgAGGAAGGAGGGGATTTTGATGAAAGATCCTGAACAAATCAAGAAGCAGATTGAAAACTTGGAAATGATGA AGGCTGATGGCGCCTTGGATAAAGCAAGAAAGCACAAGAAGAGGCAACTGGTAGATTCACTTAATGTTGTCTTGAAGATGAGGAAG GAATACGAAGAGAAAATGCGTGAGAAGGGTGAGGTCCCTGTTATGTTCAG TCATTTGGGGCCTCCTCGAAGGAGAACAAGTgcagaagaagaagagagagtTAATCACCCACTACCAGAG GACTCTGTTTATTACCATCCTACCTTAAATCCTACCGGGGCTCCACCGCCAGGGAAACCTCCTATGTTCAAATCGTCTATAG GACCTAGAATTCCCTTGGTTGGTTCGTCAAGTACTGGTGGATCATCCTTGGCAACAGTGTCCGAGGATGGTGTATTAGCTGTACCTCCACCTcccccaccaccaccactgCCTGATGCCAGTTCAGCTGACGGTACTGTTTTACCCGCATCATTGCCACTGCCTCCCCCACCTCCCATGCCTCCAAAGCCCGCTGATGCAGTGCCTGCGTCATTACCACCACCTCCTTTGCCACCTCCACCTCCTGGTCCTCCACCGAAAGAGCAAGCTGTAAATCGGCCTTTACCCCCTCCTCCTCCACCCCTGCAACAGTCTCAGCCACCTCCACCTGGCACCAGTGAAGGTGAAGAGAGAAACCAGTCTGCATTGCCAGATAATCTATCTTCCAAGGGGCCTGGTCAG GTGCAGCTTCCTCCGCCGCCTCCTCCACCAAGTCGCATGCCACCAAATTCTGGGACCAATCAGTCTGATGGTGCCGTGGTTTTTACTGACAATAAGAATTCTCTGTCAAACCAGGAGATCCAAAAAATGGTTCCTGGGCCTCCTCCTCCAAGGCAACAACCTCCTGGTCCAGGACCCACTTTAATCCCAAGCTTACAGCCTGATGTATTGCCTCCTGGAATATCTCGGTTCCCACCACCCCCACCCCCACCTGATATGAGACCTCCCTTACCTGTGGCTGGACTTCCTGGTCAGGCACCACCTCCTGGAATGATGGTCCCCATAATCCCAAGGCCCCCATATGGTCCTCCACCTGGTCCTCCTCCAATGATGAGACCACCACTTCCACCTGGTCCTCCTCCAAACTTTCACGAAGAGGATTATATGGCAAGTAAGCCAGCTCCTCCTCAGAAACCATCATATGTTAAATCTGCTGCTTCTACTGTTGTTAAAAGACCATTAGCTCAGCACACTCCAGAACTAACATCAATG gttCCTGCGTCTGTGCGGGTGAGAAGGGAGACTGCAatgaccaaaacaaaaccaaaaccaccAGTGTCAACATCAACATCCAGGACAGTCTCTGTGACACTAGGGCCAAGACCGACTATTGTAAAACCAAAGCCAGTGAGCTCGTCATCTGCTCCAAAAGCACCCAGCATTGATGACTCGTACACAGCTTTCTTAGAGGACATGAAAGCCCTTGGTGCCCTTGATGGTTGA
- the LOC123884074 gene encoding HIPL1 protein-like, with protein MKTVLSISFLFCCSLLFLLLDSSTSLPLCIDSRAPFTLNTTLKFCPYNGSTCCNSIQDAQIQKQFQQMNVSDSACSSLLKSILCARCDPYSGELFTIQSTARSVPVLCNSAIPSNSSQSKASLHDFCSQVWDTCRTVSIINSPFSPSLQGGGGLPANKNSTKLNELWQSKTDFCNAFGGASSNGSVCFEGEPVALNNTDAPVIPPHGLCLEKIGNGSYINMVAHPDGSSRAFFSSQMGKVWLATIPEEGSGGQLELDESSPFVDLTDQVYFDTQFGMMGMTFHPNFANNGRFFASFNCDKDKWSGCNGICSCNSNVNCDPSKIGTSNGAQPCQYQTVIAEYTANGTASNPSSAESAKPTEVRRIFTMGLPFTSDHAGQILFGPDDGYLYFMMGDGGGGSGDPYNFAQNKKSLLGKIMRLDVDNIPSASEVSKLGLWGSYSIPKDNPFREDKDLEPEIWALGLRNPWRCSFDSEKPSYFFCADTGQDLYEEVDLITKGGNYGWRVNEGPYPFTATESPGGNTSLKSINAILPIAGYNHSQINKNEGSASITGGYVYRSTTDPCMFGRYLYADLYAGAIWAATEDPENSGNFTTSKIPFGCAHDSPIPCDSGPGSLPALGYIFSFGQDNKKDVYILASTGVYRVVPPSRCNYTCSLEKASTAVPPSPSPSHASHLSNFNGYLFLQLSSLLLLLMSFI; from the exons ATGAAGACTGTTCTTTCTATAAGTTTCTTGTTTTGTTGCTCTCTTCTGTTCCTTCTTTTGGATTCTTCAACTTCACTTCCTCTATGTATTGATTCAA GGGCACCCTTTACCCTTAATACTACACTCAAGTTTTGTCCTTACAATGGAAGTACATGTTGCAACTCAATACAAGATGCACAAATACAGAAGCAGTTTCAACAGATGAATGTATCTGATAGTGCATGTTCCTCACTTTTGAAATCAATACTTTGTGCG aggTGTGACCCTTATTCAGGAGAACTGTTTACAATTCAGTCCACAGCTAGATCAGTTCCTGTGCTTTGCAATTCTGCCATTCCATCAAATTCTTCTCAGTCAAAGGCATCACTACATGACTTCTGCTCTCAAGTATGGGATACATGTCGAACCGTGTCAATAATAAACTCACCATTTTCCCCTTCCTTACAAGGTGGAGGAGGATTACCAGCTAATAAAAATTCAACTAAACTGAATGAACTATGGCAGTCAAAAACCGATTTTTGTAATGCTTTTGGAGGAGCCTCCAGTAATGGATCGGTGTGCTTCGAGGGTGAACCTGTTGCATTAAATAACACTGATGCTCCAGTTATCCCTCCTCATGGCTTGTGCCTTGAGAAAATTGGGAATGGATCTTATATCAATATGGTTGCTCATCCCGATGGATCAAGCCGTGCGTTTTTCTCAAGTCAAATGGGAAAAGTTTGGTTAGCAACTATTCCGGAAGAGGGATCAGGAGGACAGTTGGAGCTTGATGAATCAAGTCCTTTTGTTGATCTAACTGATCAAGTTTATTTTGATACTCAATTCGGAATGATGGGAATGACATTTCATCCAAATTTCGCAAACAATGGTCGATTCTTTGCTTCgtttaactgtgataaagataAATGGTCTGGATGCAATGGAATATGTTCTTGTAATTCAAACGTTAACTGTGATCCGTCAAAGATAGGTACTAGTAACGGCGCTCAACCATGTCAATATCAAACTGTTATTGCAGAATATACTGCTAATGGCACTGCATCTAATCCATCCTCG GCTGAAAGTGCTAAACCAACTGAGGTGAGAAGGATATTTACTATGGGCCTCCCATTTACATCTGACCATGCCGGTCAAATACTCTTCGGACCCGATGATGGTTATTTATACTTCATGATGGGTGATGGAGGAGGTGGTTCAGGTGATCCATACAATTTTGCTCAAAACAAGAAATCATTGCTCGGAAAGATTATGCGGCTTGATGTAGACAACATTCCAA GTGCATCAGAAGTTAGTAAACTTGGACTTTGGGGTAGCTACTCTATTCCTAAGGATAATCCATTCAGAGAAGATAAAGATTTAGAGCCTGAAATATGGGCCTTGGGATTAAGAAATCCTTGGCGATGCAGTTTTGATTCAGAAAAGCCTTCCTACTTTTTTTGTGCTGATACTGGACAG GATCTTTATGAAGAGGTGGATCTCATCACAAAAGGTGGAAACTATGGCTGGCGTGTTAACGAGGGACCGTATCCATTCACTGCTACAGAATCACCTGGAGGCAATACCTCCCTTAAATCCATAAATGCAATTCTCCCCATAGCAGGATACAACCATTCCCAAATAAACAAGAATGAAGGTTCAGCTTCGATTACCGGGGGATATGTTTACCGATCCACGACTGATCCTTGCATGTTTGGAAG GTACCTGTATGCTGATCTTTACGCGGGTGCAATTTGGGCCGCCACAGAAGACCCTGAAAACAGTGGAAATTTCACAACTAGCAAAATCCCTTTCGGCTGTGCACACGATTCTCCTATACCATGTGACTCAGGACCTGGTAGCCTTCCAGCTCTAGGATACATCTTTTCATTTGGGCAGGACAACAAGAAAGATGTTTATATTCTTGCAAGTACTGGCGTTTACCGAGTTGTTCCTCCAAGTCGCTGCAATTACACTTGCTCACTGGAAAAGGCGTCAACAGCTGTTCCTCCTTCTCCCTCTCCGTCTCACGCAAGCCATTTGAGTAACTTCAATGGATATCTGTTTCTGCAGCTTTCATCTTTGTTGTTGCTTTTGATGAGTTTCATATAG